GCCTCCACGACATCCTCGCCGTGCTCATCGACCATGCGGCGCACACGCCCGTAGGCGTCGCCCGCGACGATCGAGTCGCCGACCCGCAGCGTGCCGCGCTGGATGAGCACGGTCGCCACCGGGCCACGGCCACGGTCGAGGTGCGCCTCGATCGCCACGCCCTGGGCCTCCATGTCGGGGTTCGCCCGCAGGTCCAGTGCCGCGTCGGCGGTCAGCAGGACCGCCTCGAGCAGCGCGTCGATGTTGGTGCCCTGCTTGGCCGAGATGTCGACGAACATGGTGTCGCCACCGAAGTCCTCCGCCACCAGGCCGTATTCGGTGAGCTGACCGCGGATCTTCGCCGGGTCGGCGCCTTCCTTGTCGATCTTGTTGACCGCCACGACGATCGGCACGTCAGCGGCCTGCGCGTGGTTGATGGCCTCCACCGTCTGCGGCATGACGCCGTCGTCGGCGGCGACCACGAGGATCGCGATGTCGGTGGCCTTGGCACCGCGGGCACGCATGGCGGTGAACGCCTCGTGGCCCGGGGTGTCGATGAAGGTCACCAGTCGCTCATTGCCGTCCAGCTCGGTCAGGACCTGGTAGGCGCCGATGTGCTGGGTGATACCGCCGGCCTCGCCCTCGCGAACGGTGGCGTTGCGGATCGTGTCCAGCAGGCGGGTCTTGCCGTGGTCGACGTGGCCCATGACGGTGACCACCGGTGGACGGAACTCGAGGTCGTCCTCGCCGCCCTCGTCCTCGCCGTAGGTGAGGTCGAATGACTGAAGCAGCTCGCGGTCCTCGTCCTCGGGCGAGACGACCTGCACGACGTAGTTCATCTCGCTGCCGAGCAGCTCGAGCGTCTCGTCGTTCACCGACTGCGTCGCGGTGACCATCTCACCGAGGTTGAACAGCGCCTGGACCAGCGAAGCCGGGTTGGCGTTGATCTTCTCGGCGAAGTCGGACAGCGATGCGCCGCGGGCCAACCGGATGGTCTCGCCGTTGCCGTGCGGCAACCGCACGCCACCGACGACCGGCGCCTGCATGTTCTCGTACTCGGCGCGTTTCGCCCGCTTCGACTTGCGACCACGGCGAACGGCACCGCCGGGGCGACCGAACGCACCCGCTGCACCGCCACGCTGACCGGGGCGACCTCCGCCGCCACCGCCTGGCCTGCCGCGGAAACCGCCTGCAGCCGCTCCACCGGCACCGGCACCGCCGCCACCGGGACCGCCCGCGCCGCCGCCGCGGTAGTTACCGCCGCCGCCTGCACCACCGGGACCGCCGGGACGGCCGCCACCTGCACCGGGGCCACGGCCACCGGGGCCGGGGCGCGCACCGCCGGGACGTCCCGCGGGGGCACCCGGACGGGGGCCGGCGGGACGGGGCGGCATGTTGTTGGGCGACATACCCGGACGCGGCGTGCCGGGCCGGGGGGCGCCTGGCCGGGCCTGCGGCCGTGGGATCGGCCGCTCCACCGGCTGCTGCGTGGAGAACGGGTTGTTGCCGACCCGCGGGGTGCGCGGGGCGGGTTTGGGCGCCGGGCCGGGACGCGGTCCGGGTGTGGGCCCGGGACGTGACGGAGCGGGCGCGGGAGCGGACGCCGCGGGCTGGGCCGGGGCAGGCGCCGCAGGCTGGGCCGGGGCGGTCACCACAGGCTGAGCCGGAGCGGGTGGTGGCACCGGGGCCGCCGGCGCGGGCGCCGCAGGCTTGGGGGCCGCGGGCTTCGCGGGAGCCGGCGCGGCCGGTACCGGTGCGGCCGCAGCGGCAGCCGCTGCGGGCGTCGCGGGGGTGGCCGACGGCGCGGCGGGCGCACCGTTACCTGCGCTCTTGGCCTTGTCCGGGGTGGACCTGCTACCGCCGAACTTCTCGCGCAACCGGCGCGCTACGGGTGCTTCAACGGTCGAAGAAGCTGATTTGACGAACTCGCCCTGCTCTTTCAGCGTTGCGAGCAAGTCTTTGCTGGTGACACCGAGTTCCTTCGCCAACTCGTGTACGCGGGCCTTACCTGCCACTACATCTCCATCTCTAGAGGCGACAGCGGTGGTAGGCCGCGCCTCGGGTTAGCTATGACGCATTGTCATCGGAACTTCACGGTGTGCTCATGTTCTTCGCTACCTGTTCTCTTGCCGGGTGAGGCGAACCCGCCGAGAAATTCTCGACGTGCTCGATCACCGCGGATAAGTCCGGTGAACCGGTGATTCGCAACGCTCGGACGAACGCTCGCCGCCGGATTGCCGCGTGTAGGCACTGCTCGCGCGGATGCAACCAGGCACCCCGCCCGGGCAGATTACCCGCTGTGTCAACGATCGCGGCGCACTCACCGTTCCCGTCGACCACAGCGGCCACTCGAAGCAATTCGGCGGCCAGCTCTCGCTTCCGGCATCCCACGCATGTCCGCACCGGCCCCGGGGGGTGGTCTTTCGTGCTTCGACGCGGCGATACCGAAGTCTCGCGCTGGCTCACGGATGAGTCTACCGCCCCGGCCCCCGCGAACTGAAACGGCCGTCGCACTACCGATCACGTACCGCGGGATGCGGCGCACCGGAATCGGGCTTTTGCTCGTCGGCCGGCGCCGCATCGCTGCGGATGTCGATCCGCCAGCCGGTCAGCCGAGCCGCCAGCCTGGCGTTCTGCCCCTCCTTGCCGATGGCCAGCGACAACTGGAAGTCGGGCACGACCACGCGGGCGGCCCGGGTCTGCTCGTCGATGACGCTGACCGAGACGACCTTCGCCGGCGACAGCGCGTTGGCGACGAACCGCGCCGGATCCTCGTCGTGGTCGATGATGTCGATCTTCTCGCCGGACAGTTCGCTCATCACGTTGCGGACCCGCTGGCCCATCGGGCCGATGCAGGCACCCTTGGCGTTGAGCCCGGGTACGCGTGAGGCGACCGCGATCTTCGACCGGTGCCCGGCCTCGCGAGCCACGGCGACGATGTCGACCGAACCCTCGTTGATCTCCGGGACCTCAAGGCTGAACAGCTTGCGCACCAGGTTCGGATGGGTGCGCGACAGGGTGATCAACGGTTCCCTGGCCCCGCGGGTCACCCCGACGACGTAGCAGCGCAACCGGTCGCCGTGCTCGTAGCGTTCGCCGGGCACCTGCTCCGCGGCCGGGATGACGCCTTCGTTGCCCTTGGTCTCACTGCCCATCCGCACCACCACCAGGCCGCGCGCGTTGGCACGGGCGTCGCGCTGGATCACACCGGCGACGATGTCGCCCTCCCGGGCGGCGAACTCGCCGTAGTTCTTCTCGTTCTCCGCATCGCGCAGGCGCTGCAGGATGACCTGGCGCGCCGTGGTGGCGGCGATGCGGCCGAATCCCTCCGGAGTGTCGTCCCACTCCTGGATGAGGTTGCCGTCGGCGTCGGTCTCGCGGGCCATCACCTTCACCGAACCGCTCTTGCGGTCGATGTCGATCCGCGCGTCCGGCTGATGGCCGTCGGTGTGGCGATAGGCGGTCAGCAGCGCCGACTTGATGGTGTCGACGACGACGTCGACGGTGATGCCCTTGTCCGCCTCGATGGCGTGTAGGGCCGCCATGTCGATGTTCATTCTCCGGCCTCCTCTGCCGATTGGCCGGTCAACTCCAGCTCACGCTGGCTTGGTGGTGAGAACTCCACCTGGACAACGGCTTTGACGATTCCCTCGAGCGGAAGCTCGCGCACCGTGAAGTTGGCACGCGCGCCTTCGCGCACCACCAGCGACACCGACGTCCCGCCATCGGTGAGCGCGCCCAGCCGGCCGGTCAGCTGCGATCCGTCGGACAGGCTGAGCTCCACCTTGCGTCCGCGCGCACGCCGGAAGTGCTTCTCGGTGGTCAGCGGCCGGTCGACTCCCGGCGAGGTGACCTCGAGAACGTACACGGCGGCGTCAGCGGTCGAACCAGGGACCGACTCGTCGACGCGGTCGAGTTCTTCGGAGGCTGAGCGCGAGAGGCTGGCGATGGTGTCCAGGTCGAGCGGGCGGTCGCCGTCGACGACCACGGTGATGCGCGGTGGGCGCGCGCCGCCGTCGATGACGACGCTTTCGATCTCGAATCCGGCGCGCGCGAACTCGCCGTCGAGTAGCTCCTTCACCTGCTCCTGCGACGGCAACCCCGCCGGTCGCAAACTTGGCTCCGGTGCCACGGCGAGCTCCTCATCTTGAGTTTTATTGACGCATTGCCCGACGGCGGGCGAAGGTGGCCGCCGGAATCGACTATCCACGATACGCCAGGCCCGGGAGGGTAGACACCGAACGCAACAGCGCCGAAGCGGCGCTACGGACACCCGCGGTGGCAATGGCAGGATGTTGCTCGTGCCGCGCGCCTTCGCCCCCGACACCGGGAACGTCAGCAGGCGGAACCTGCTGGCCGGCGCGGCGGTCCTCGCGGTCCTGGCTGCGTCCGCCGCCGCGTGCGGCTCCCCACCGCCACCACCGGAGGTCGACGAGCTGGCCGCCCAACTCGACCGGGCCCGCGCCGACAGTCGACTGGCCGCCGACGCCGCCGCCACGGCCCGCCCGCCACTGGCGCAGACGCTGACCGCGGTGGCCGCCGAACGCGCGGCGCACGCACAGGCGCTCACCGACGAGCTCACCCGGCTCGCCGGCACCGACGCCCCGACGACCACGCCGTCGACCAGCACCGCGGCTCCGGTCAGACCTCCGACCGCCCGAGACGTCGTCGCCGCGCTGCGTCAGTCCGCCGAGAGCGCCACGGACCTCGCGGTGCAGATGTCGGGGTATCGCGCCGGTCTGCTGGGGTCGATCGCCGCGGCCTGTACCGCGGCCTGGCAGGTCGCGCTGGCGCCACCACCGAAGGACGCGCCGTGACCTCTGTCGAGCCGACTGAGGCCGATCCGCCCCGCCCCACCGACGCCTCCGACGGGGCGCTCTACGACGCGATCGCCACCGAACACGCCACGATCTACGGGTACGGCCTGGTCTCGGCGCACTCCGCGCCGGAGGTGAACTGGCTGGTGTCGGCGTCGATCGCCGAACACCGCGAACGCCGGGAGGCCGCGATCGCCCTGCTGGAGCAGCGACAGGTGGCGCCGCCGCTGCCCGCCGTCGGCTACCAGGTGCCGATGCGGGTGGACGATCCGTCCGACGCCGCGAAGCTCGCGGTGCGCATGGAGGAGGACGGCGCGACGGCGTGGCGGGCCGTCGTGGAGCAGGCCGCGGACACCGAGTACCGGAGCTTCGGGCTCACCGCGCTGACGCAGTCGGCGGTCGCGGCGGCGCGCTGGACCCAGATCGTGGGCACCGACCCGGTCACCGTCGCCTTCCCCGGCGGTGCCGAGTAGCGCCTACCGCACTACAACGAGTGGCGCTACCGCACCGCGCCGAGGATCTCCGTCGCGGCGTCGTCGACGGCGATCTCCCGCTTCTCACCGCTGAACCGGTCGCGCAGTTCGACCACGCCGTCGGCCCAGCCGCGGCCGACCACGACGATCCAGGGCACGCCGAGCAATTCGGCGTCCTTGAACTTCACCCCCGGTGAGGACTTGCGGTCGTCGAGCATCACTTCGAGCCCCAGCCGGTCCAGCTCGCCGGCCAGTTCCGTCGCTCCGGTGCGCGCGCCCTCGTCCTTGTTGGCGATCACGACGTGCACGTCGAACGGGGAGACCGCGGCGGGCCACCGCAGTCCCAGCTCGTCGTGTTGCTGTTCGGCGATCACCGCCACCAGCCGGGACACTCCGATGCCGTAGGAGCCCATGGTCAGCCGCACCGGTTTGCCGTCCTCGCCGAGGACGTCGGCGTTGAAGGCCTCGGTGTATTTGCGGCCCAACTGGAAGATGTGGCCGATCTCGATGCCGCGCGCGCTGACCAGCGGTCCGGCGCCGTCCGGTGAGGGGTCGCCGTCGCGCACGTTGGCGGCTTCGATCGTGCCGTCGGCGCGGAAATCGCGGCCCGCGACCAGCCCGACGACGTGCTTGTTCGGCTCGTCGGCACCGGTGATCCACGCCGTGCCGTCCACGATCCGCGGATCGACCAGATAGCGGACACCGTTGGCCAGCAACGCTTTCGGACCGACATACCCCTTGACCAGGAAGGGGTGCTTGGCGAAGTCGGCGTCGTCGAGCATGGCGTACTCCGCCGGATCCAGTGCGGCGCCGAGCCGTTTGTCGTCGACCTCACGATCACCCGGGACGCCGACGGCGAGCAGCTCCCACTCCCCGCCGGGCTCGCGCACCTTGAGCAGCACGTTTTTCAGCGTGTCGGCCGCGGTGACCGCACGGCCGGCGAAGCTGGGCAGGTCCGCGCTGTTGGCCCAGTCGACCAGCGTCGCGATCGTCGGGGCGTCCGGCGTGTCGTACACCACCGCCTCCGGCTGCCCTTCGATCGGCGGCGATTCGGGCACCTGGGTCAGCACCGCCTCGACGTTGGCGGCGTAGCCGGACTCCACGCAGCGCACGAACGTGTCCTCGCCGACCTCGCTCTCGGCGAGGAACTCCTCGGACGCGCTGCCGCCCATCGCCCCGGACACCGCCGAGACGATCACGTACTTCACCCCGAGCCGGGCGAAGATCTGCTGGTAAGCCGCGCGGTGCAGGTGGTAGGCGGCCTTGAGGCCGTCGTCGTCGACGTCGAAGGAGTACGAGTCCTTCATCACGAACTCGCGGCCGCGGAGGATGCCGGCGCGGGGGCGGGCCTCGTCGCGGTACTTCGTCTGGATCTGGAACAGGATCAGCGGGAAGTCCTTGTAGGAGCTGTACTCCCCCTTGACCGTGAGCGTGAACAGTTCCTCGTGGGTCGGACCCAGCAGGTAGTCGTTGTCGCGGCGGTCCTTGAGCCGGAACAGGGTGTCGCCGTATTCCGTCCACCGGTTGGTGGTCTCGTACGGCGCGCGCGGCAGCAGCGCGGGGAACAGGATCTCCTGGCCGCCGATCGCGGTCATCTCGTCGCGGACGATCTGCTCGATTTTGCGGAACACACGAAGCCCCAGCGGCAGCCATGTGTAGAGGCCCGGTCCGACAGGGCGGACGTACCCGGCCCGGATGAGCAGCTTGTGGCTGGGC
Above is a window of Mycolicibacterium baixiangningiae DNA encoding:
- a CDS encoding YlxR family protein; amino-acid sequence: MRRPFQFAGAGAVDSSVSQRETSVSPRRSTKDHPPGPVRTCVGCRKRELAAELLRVAAVVDGNGECAAIVDTAGNLPGRGAWLHPREQCLHAAIRRRAFVRALRITGSPDLSAVIEHVENFSAGSPHPAREQVAKNMSTP
- the nusA gene encoding transcription termination factor NusA is translated as MNIDMAALHAIEADKGITVDVVVDTIKSALLTAYRHTDGHQPDARIDIDRKSGSVKVMARETDADGNLIQEWDDTPEGFGRIAATTARQVILQRLRDAENEKNYGEFAAREGDIVAGVIQRDARANARGLVVVRMGSETKGNEGVIPAAEQVPGERYEHGDRLRCYVVGVTRGAREPLITLSRTHPNLVRKLFSLEVPEINEGSVDIVAVAREAGHRSKIAVASRVPGLNAKGACIGPMGQRVRNVMSELSGEKIDIIDHDEDPARFVANALSPAKVVSVSVIDEQTRAARVVVPDFQLSLAIGKEGQNARLAARLTGWRIDIRSDAAPADEQKPDSGAPHPAVRDR
- the rimP gene encoding ribosome maturation factor RimP — protein: MAPEPSLRPAGLPSQEQVKELLDGEFARAGFEIESVVIDGGARPPRITVVVDGDRPLDLDTIASLSRSASEELDRVDESVPGSTADAAVYVLEVTSPGVDRPLTTEKHFRRARGRKVELSLSDGSQLTGRLGALTDGGTSVSLVVREGARANFTVRELPLEGIVKAVVQVEFSPPSQRELELTGQSAEEAGE
- a CDS encoding proline--tRNA ligase → MITRMSELFLRTLRDDPADAEVPSHKLLIRAGYVRPVGPGLYTWLPLGLRVFRKIEQIVRDEMTAIGGQEILFPALLPRAPYETTNRWTEYGDTLFRLKDRRDNDYLLGPTHEELFTLTVKGEYSSYKDFPLILFQIQTKYRDEARPRAGILRGREFVMKDSYSFDVDDDGLKAAYHLHRAAYQQIFARLGVKYVIVSAVSGAMGGSASEEFLAESEVGEDTFVRCVESGYAANVEAVLTQVPESPPIEGQPEAVVYDTPDAPTIATLVDWANSADLPSFAGRAVTAADTLKNVLLKVREPGGEWELLAVGVPGDREVDDKRLGAALDPAEYAMLDDADFAKHPFLVKGYVGPKALLANGVRYLVDPRIVDGTAWITGADEPNKHVVGLVAGRDFRADGTIEAANVRDGDPSPDGAGPLVSARGIEIGHIFQLGRKYTEAFNADVLGEDGKPVRLTMGSYGIGVSRLVAVIAEQQHDELGLRWPAAVSPFDVHVVIANKDEGARTGATELAGELDRLGLEVMLDDRKSSPGVKFKDAELLGVPWIVVVGRGWADGVVELRDRFSGEKREIAVDDAATEILGAVR
- a CDS encoding ferritin-like domain-containing protein: MTSVEPTEADPPRPTDASDGALYDAIATEHATIYGYGLVSAHSAPEVNWLVSASIAEHRERREAAIALLEQRQVAPPLPAVGYQVPMRVDDPSDAAKLAVRMEEDGATAWRAVVEQAADTEYRSFGLTALTQSAVAAARWTQIVGTDPVTVAFPGGAE
- the infB gene encoding translation initiation factor IF-2 → MAGKARVHELAKELGVTSKDLLATLKEQGEFVKSASSTVEAPVARRLREKFGGSRSTPDKAKSAGNGAPAAPSATPATPAAAAAAAAPVPAAPAPAKPAAPKPAAPAPAAPVPPPAPAQPVVTAPAQPAAPAPAQPAASAPAPAPSRPGPTPGPRPGPAPKPAPRTPRVGNNPFSTQQPVERPIPRPQARPGAPRPGTPRPGMSPNNMPPRPAGPRPGAPAGRPGGARPGPGGRGPGAGGGRPGGPGGAGGGGNYRGGGAGGPGGGGAGAGGAAAGGFRGRPGGGGGGRPGQRGGAAGAFGRPGGAVRRGRKSKRAKRAEYENMQAPVVGGVRLPHGNGETIRLARGASLSDFAEKINANPASLVQALFNLGEMVTATQSVNDETLELLGSEMNYVVQVVSPEDEDRELLQSFDLTYGEDEGGEDDLEFRPPVVTVMGHVDHGKTRLLDTIRNATVREGEAGGITQHIGAYQVLTELDGNERLVTFIDTPGHEAFTAMRARGAKATDIAILVVAADDGVMPQTVEAINHAQAADVPIVVAVNKIDKEGADPAKIRGQLTEYGLVAEDFGGDTMFVDISAKQGTNIDALLEAVLLTADAALDLRANPDMEAQGVAIEAHLDRGRGPVATVLIQRGTLRVGDSIVAGDAYGRVRRMVDEHGEDVVEALPSRPVQVIGFTSVPGAGDNLLVVDEDRIARQIADRRSARKRNALAARSRKRISLEDLDSALKETSQLNLILKGDNAGTVEALEEALLGIQIDDEVELRVIDRGVGGVTETNVNLASASDAIIIGFNVRAEGKATELANREGVEIRYYSVIYQAIDEIESALKGMLKPIYEEKELGRAEIRAIFRSSKVGNIAGCLVQSGIMRRNAKARLLRDNVVVAENLTVSSLKREKEDVTEVRDGYECGLTLTYSDIKEGDVIETYELVEKART